A portion of the Acidobacteriaceae bacterium genome contains these proteins:
- a CDS encoding DUF2255 family protein, which produces MWQKEEFDKTAATDDLHITAYRKDARTLGTPTWIWSVRVDDNLYVRAYNSQSSSWYQACQQKAGQIKAAGLVKDVTLELVPESTNRKLMQLIRRKTAAMPILLL; this is translated from the coding sequence ATGTGGCAAAAAGAAGAATTCGACAAAACAGCAGCGACTGATGATTTGCATATCACTGCCTACCGCAAAGATGCCAGGACGTTGGGCACGCCTACCTGGATCTGGTCAGTGCGGGTGGATGACAATCTCTACGTGCGGGCCTACAACAGCCAATCTTCGTCGTGGTATCAAGCCTGCCAACAGAAGGCTGGACAGATCAAGGCGGCAGGACTTGTCAAAGACGTTACCTTGGAGCTCGTTCCGGAGAGCACGAACAGAAAATTGATGCAGCTTATAAGGAGAAAGACAGCAGCAATGCCTATCTTGCTCCTATGA
- a CDS encoding carboxymuconolactone decarboxylase family protein → MTNAKTLPTGVLSLEEVRSVSPALAAYTEGALLNGLWSRPALSSRDRSLLTVAALIARIQTIEMPFHFALALDNGVRPSELSEAITHLAFYSGWANAMSAVAVAKDIFHQRGIRQDQLPPAKDKPLPVDQAAEDKRATVVAGNFAAITPGLVQNTTDLLFLDLWLRPALAPRDRSLITVSALIAAGQVAQIPFHLGRAMDNGLTAEEAGEIVTHIAFYAGWPNAFSAAPVVKDVLEKRAK, encoded by the coding sequence ATGACGAATGCAAAGACACTGCCAACCGGCGTCCTCAGCCTTGAAGAGGTGCGCTCCGTCTCACCCGCACTTGCGGCATACACCGAAGGTGCCCTTCTGAACGGACTCTGGTCGCGACCGGCACTGTCCTCCCGCGACCGCAGCCTTCTCACCGTGGCTGCGCTCATTGCGCGCATTCAGACCATTGAGATGCCGTTTCACTTTGCGCTCGCGCTCGACAACGGCGTCAGGCCGTCAGAGCTATCAGAGGCGATCACGCATCTTGCGTTCTACTCCGGTTGGGCGAATGCCATGTCTGCAGTTGCTGTAGCCAAGGATATCTTTCATCAGCGTGGCATTCGGCAGGATCAACTTCCACCTGCCAAAGATAAGCCTTTGCCCGTCGATCAAGCGGCAGAGGACAAGCGGGCCACGGTAGTTGCTGGCAATTTTGCCGCGATCACTCCAGGCCTGGTGCAGAACACCACGGACCTGCTCTTCCTCGATCTCTGGCTTCGTCCTGCACTGGCACCGCGTGACCGCAGTTTGATTACAGTGAGTGCTCTCATCGCTGCCGGGCAGGTTGCACAGATTCCCTTTCACCTTGGCCGTGCCATGGACAACGGTCTGACGGCAGAGGAAGCAGGAGAAATTGTCACGCACATCGCCTTTTACGCAGGTTGGCCGAACGCTTTCTCCGCTGCGCCCGTGGTGAAGGATGTTCTTGAGAAGAGAGCGAAGTAA
- a CDS encoding cupin domain-containing protein, translated as MKIQRVGSQPSAKGPEDYFTGAVRVDALFKSEEPGRSSAGLVTFEPGARTAWHTHPLGQAILITAGCGWVQHEGGPIEEVHPGDSVWFPAGEKHWHGATPTTGMSHIAVTEWMDGKVAEWLEKVSDEQYRKV; from the coding sequence ATGAAGATTCAACGAGTAGGTTCGCAGCCCTCGGCCAAAGGGCCAGAGGATTACTTCACAGGAGCGGTCCGCGTTGATGCGCTCTTCAAATCCGAAGAGCCCGGTCGCTCCTCTGCAGGGCTGGTGACCTTTGAGCCGGGGGCACGCACCGCGTGGCATACGCATCCTCTCGGTCAGGCAATTCTCATCACGGCAGGGTGCGGTTGGGTGCAGCATGAGGGTGGGCCCATCGAAGAAGTTCATCCAGGCGATTCTGTCTGGTTCCCTGCTGGGGAGAAGCACTGGCATGGAGCGACTCCAACAACCGGTATGTCGCACATCGCCGTAACGGAGTGGATGGATGGCAAAGTTGCTGAGTGGCTGGAGAAGGTATCGGACGAACAGTACCGCAAGGTCTGA
- a CDS encoding xanthine dehydrogenase family protein subunit M, whose amino-acid sequence MQPFELITAASIPDAIKAQSSSPTAQQGAKIRFIAGGTNLVDFMKLNVETPAKLVDINGLPLNHVERSETGGLTIGALARNTDVANHADVKAQYPVLSEAILSGASAQLRNMASTAGNLLQKTRCVYYRDTAYACNKRQPGSGCSAIGGHNRMLAILGTSEKCIASNPSDQNVALAALEATIHVAGTKGNRAIPIAEFYTLPGNTPERETVLEPGDLVTHVSIPALPAGAKSVYLKLRDRASYEFALASAAIVLKTNGDRIEFVRVAMGGVGAIPWRSHEAEKALLGKSATPLHFRAAAEAALHVARPQSQNGFKIELAKRCLTAALTQAAQLKA is encoded by the coding sequence ATGCAACCCTTCGAACTCATCACCGCCGCCAGCATCCCTGACGCGATCAAAGCGCAGTCAAGCTCCCCAACGGCACAGCAAGGTGCGAAGATTCGCTTCATCGCAGGCGGGACGAACCTTGTTGACTTCATGAAGCTCAACGTTGAAACGCCAGCGAAGCTCGTAGACATCAACGGCCTGCCGCTGAATCACGTGGAGCGAAGCGAAACAGGTGGTCTGACGATCGGCGCACTCGCGCGCAATACCGACGTTGCGAACCATGCTGACGTCAAAGCGCAGTACCCTGTGCTCTCTGAGGCCATCCTAAGTGGTGCTTCGGCGCAACTGCGCAACATGGCCTCCACCGCAGGCAACCTGCTGCAGAAAACCCGCTGTGTCTACTACCGAGACACGGCCTACGCCTGCAACAAACGCCAACCGGGTTCCGGTTGCTCGGCCATCGGCGGACACAACCGCATGCTCGCCATCCTGGGCACCAGTGAGAAGTGCATCGCGTCCAATCCCTCGGACCAGAACGTCGCTCTCGCGGCGCTCGAGGCGACGATTCATGTGGCCGGCACAAAGGGTAATCGCGCCATCCCCATCGCGGAGTTCTACACGCTACCAGGCAACACGCCCGAGCGCGAAACGGTGCTCGAACCCGGCGATCTTGTGACGCATGTCTCCATCCCGGCATTGCCTGCGGGCGCAAAGAGTGTCTACCTCAAGCTCCGCGATCGCGCGTCGTATGAATTCGCTCTCGCTTCCGCAGCCATCGTGCTCAAGACCAACGGTGATCGTATTGAGTTCGTCCGCGTCGCGATGGGCGGCGTTGGAGCGATCCCCTGGCGCAGCCACGAGGCAGAGAAAGCACTCCTCGGCAAGTCGGCCACGCCCTTGCACTTCCGCGCAGCGGCAGAGGCCGCACTGCACGTAGCACGTCCACAATCGCAGAACGGCTTCAAAATAGAACTCGCGAAACGCTGCCTGACTGCAGCTCTCACACAAGCCGCACAGCTCAAGGCATAA
- a CDS encoding (2Fe-2S)-binding protein, whose product MSDHEDRPLTSLEKLSRRSFLTRAGAAGVATATATIAAPLAAAAVEARSPAQETLPAVIPGTVPITLKVNGEVHRIQVDPRATVLDTLRETLHLTGTKKGCDHGQCGACTVHVDGKRANSCLLFATMQQGHEITTIEGLGTPEKMHPMQAAFVEHDGYQCGYCTSGQIMSAVALLHEPCGPTDNDVKEALSGNICRCGAYPNIVTAVQSCRTRSNA is encoded by the coding sequence ATGTCTGACCACGAAGATCGTCCACTGACATCGCTTGAAAAGCTAAGTCGCCGCTCGTTTCTGACGCGCGCTGGTGCTGCGGGTGTCGCTACCGCAACAGCTACCATCGCGGCTCCTCTGGCAGCCGCAGCGGTTGAAGCCAGATCTCCCGCACAAGAGACGCTGCCTGCCGTTATCCCCGGTACGGTGCCGATTACGCTCAAGGTCAACGGCGAGGTGCATCGCATCCAGGTCGATCCGCGAGCTACCGTTCTTGACACCCTGCGCGAGACGCTACATCTGACCGGCACGAAAAAAGGCTGCGACCACGGCCAGTGTGGTGCGTGCACCGTTCATGTCGATGGCAAGCGTGCTAATAGCTGCCTGCTCTTTGCGACGATGCAGCAAGGGCATGAGATCACCACCATCGAGGGCCTTGGTACACCGGAGAAGATGCATCCCATGCAGGCTGCTTTCGTGGAACACGACGGCTACCAGTGCGGCTACTGCACCAGTGGACAGATCATGTCTGCAGTAGCCCTGTTGCACGAGCCTTGCGGTCCCACAGATAACGACGTGAAGGAAGCACTCAGTGGCAACATCTGTCGCTGCGGCGCCTACCCCAACATCGTTACCGCCGTGCAAAGCTGCCGCACACGATCCAACGCGTAA